The Amycolatopsis sp. QT-25 genomic sequence CCATGATGAATTCCTTGGCCTCGTCACGGGAGTAGTCGTTCAGCGATCCGGTGACGACGATCGACAGGCCTTCGAGGTTGCGCGGAATGGACTCGTCGCGTTCCTCCTCCATCCGCACGCCCGCCGCGCGCCACTTCTCGACGATTTCGCAGTGCCAATCGACCTCGAACCACTCCTTCGCCGCACGTGCGATGGTCGGGCCGACGCCGTCGACACTGGAGAGCTCCTCCTCCGAGGCATTCTCGATCCGTTCGAGCGAGCCGAATTCCCGCGCGAGCGCCTGCGCCGCCGTCGGGCCGACGTGCCGGATCGACAGGCCGACGATGACCTTCCACAGTGGACGGTCCTTCACCGTTTCCAGGTTGTCCAGCAGCTTGCGCCCGTTGGCCGACAACTCCCCCGCCTTGGTGCGGAACAGCTCCACCTGGAGCAGCTTCTCCTCGTCCAGCTCGAAGATGTCACCCTCGTCGTGCACGACACCGGCGTCCAGGAGCGCCATCGCGGCCTCGTAGCCGAGCACCTCGATGTCGAACGCGCCGCGCCCGCCCAGATGGAACAGCCGCTCTCGCAACTGCGCCGGGCACGACCGCGAATTCGGGCAACGGATGTCGATGTCGCCCTCCTTCTGGTACGCCAGTCCGGTGTCGCAGTTGGGGCAGCGCAACGGCATGACGAACTCGCGCTCTTCACCGGTGCGCGCGTCGGCGACCGGGCCGAGCACCTCGGGGATGACGTCGCCCGCCTTGCGGATGACGACCTTGTCCCCGATCAGCACGCCTTTGCGCTTGACCTCTTCCTGGTTGTGCAGCGTCGCCATCGACACCGTGGACCCGGCCACCTTCACCGGCTCCATCACCGCGAACGGGGTGACCCGCCCGGTGCGGCCGACGTTGACCTGGATGTCCAGCAGGGTGGTGATCGCCTCTTCCGGCGGGTACTTGTAGGCGATCGCCCAGCGCGGCGCCCGCGAGGTCGTGCCGAGACGGCGCTGCAGCGCGACCTCGTCCACCTTGATGACGACGCCGTCGATCTCGTGCTCGGCGTCGTGCCGGTGCTCACCCCAGTATTCGATGTGCTCCAGCAGTTCCTTGCCCGAACCGAGCACCTTGCCGTACGGCGAGACCGGCAGGCCCCACGCGGCGAGCGCGTCGTACGCCTCGGACTGGCGTTTCGGCTCGAAACCCTCGCGTTTGCCGAGACCGTGGCAGATCAGCCGCAGATTGCGGGACTTCGTGATCTTGGGATCCTTCTGCCGCAACGATCCGGCGGCGGTGTTGCGCGGGTTCGCGTACGGATCCTTGCCCGCCTCGACCATCTTCGCGTTGAGCGCCAGGAAGTCCTCGACGCGGAAGTACACCTCGCCGCGGACCTCCACCAGCGCGGGCACCGGGAACCCGTCCGTCGCCGTCAGCCGCTCCGGCACCTGCTCCAGCGTGCGGACGTTGAGCGTGACGTCCTCGCCGGTGCGGCCGTCGCCCCTGGTCAGCGCCCTGGTGAGCTTGCCGTTCTCGTACAGCAGGTTGATCGCGAGCCCGTCGATCTTCAGCTCGGCGAGGTACTTCGTCGCGCCGATCTCCTTCTGGACCCGCTCGACCCACGTCTCGAAACTCTCGGTGTCGAAGACGTTGTCCAGGCTGAGCATGCGCTCCAAATGGTCGTGCGCGGCGAACTCGGTGGAGAACGTGCCGCCGACGTTCTGTGTCGGCGATTCCGGCGTCACCAGCCCCGGATGCGCGTCTTCGATGGCCTGCAGTTCGTTGAGCAGCTCGTCGAACTGGCCGTCGGACACGATCGGTGAATCCAGCACGTAGTACCGGAACTGGTGGCCGCGGATCTCCTCCGCCAGCTCGCCATGCCGTTCACGGACGTCGGCCGGCACGTCCGTGACGTCCTGCACGGGCTCGAGGTTTTCGGGAAGTTCGCTGCTCACGGGGGTCAGCCTAGCCGGAGGCACCGACATTTCCGGGCTCCGGTGAACCGAGCCTGTCGACCACCTCGCGTAGTTCCAGCAGGGTCAGCTGCCCGTCCTGGGCCCCGGTCGCCAGCTCGACCTTGCCCAGTCGTTCGGCCGCGACCCGCTCACCCAGCGTGGCGTCCAGCGGGAGGAAGGTCATGGTCGTCCGGGTCTCCGGTGCGAGCTCGCCGATCAGCGGATGGAACACGGTCACGTCCACCCGTCCGGCTGATTCGTCCACCTTCGCGGTCACCCGTACGTCGGCGAGCGCGATGCGGGTCTCGCCCAGGTTGACGGTGACCTCACTCGGATCGGGGACCGGCGGCACGGAGTCGTGGTACTCCCAGATGGCGTCCTCCGGCGGCGCCGCGGCCTTCCACGCGTCGGTGTACGGGCGCAGTTCCGGATCCTCCTGGCCGGTCAGCACCAGCGAGTAGATCGCCCGGTGCCCGCGGTCGAGGGAGAAGTGCAGCCGGGGGTGCAACGCCTCGACGATGGTGCAGAGGTCGTGCTCCACCCGATGCGGTTCTCGGTCGCCGAGGGCGGCGCTGACCTCGGGCAGGAGCGCGAACCACGCCTCCCAGAACGTCGCCGCCGCGGCGGCCGCGTCCTCGGGGACCGGCTGCTCCGGCCAGGCGGTGCGGGGGTCGGGGACGTCCTCGGCCTTACGAGGTCGGCGGAACAAACGCATGGGAGGCACGCTACCGCGCCGTTCACCAGCCTTCAGGCGGTTCGGTGAAAGCCTTGCCGGCCTCCCGGCTGAGCGTGAGCGCGCGGCGCATCCAGTCGGGGGTGGCGCCCGCGAGGCCGCACGCCGGGGTCGGCACGACCCGTTCGGCGAGGATCTCCCGGCGGAAGCCCAGCCGGTCGACGAGGTGGAACACGGGCGTGACCACGTCACGCAGTTCCACCGGCACGCCGGGGTCGGTCGTGGGGACGAGGCCGAGCATCAGCGTCGTCCCGGAGTCCAGCGTCTCGCCGATCTCGTCGAGCTGCGCGGGCGAAGCGCCTTTCAGCAGGGTGAAATCGAAGGCGATCGCCCGCGCCCCGGCCGCGCGCAGCAACGAGATCGGGGGCTTTTCGGCGCAGCAGTGCACCGCGACCGGCTGCCCGGTGACACGCTCCGCCCCGGAGATCACCGTCGACAGCAGTTCCCGTGCCTCCGGCGCGGGCACGGCGGGAACGGTGCCGTAGCCGGACGCCGTCGGCAGCTCACCGGCGAGGATCTGGGGCAGCGACGGTTCGTCGAATTGGATCACCACCGGCGCGCCGATGCGCGACTTCAGTTCCGCGACGTGCCCGGCCAGTCCGCCGAGCAGCGAGGCGGCGAAATCGCGCAGCGCGCCCTTGTCGGTGAGGATCCGGTGCCCGCGCGGGAGTTCGACGTTCGCGGCGAGCGTCCACGGTCCGGCGACCTGGATCTTGAAGGCGGGCGGCGCGGCGCCCGCCTTCTCCCTCGCCTCCTGGACGGCGTCGAGGTCCCAGTTCATCAGGTCGACGGCCCGGCGGTGGTCGTGTCCCGGACGCGCGGCGACCCGGTACCCGCTCGGCACCACCTCGACGGCGAGGTCCACGAGCAGCGCCGCCGTCCGGCCGATCAGGTCGGCTCCGACGCCGCGGGCGGGAAGTTCGGGCATACAGGGGAATTCGGGCAGTTCGCCGAACACGATCGAAGCGGCCTCGACCGGGTCGGTACCGGGCAGGGAACCGATCGCGGTGGCCGCGCCGAGAGGCCAAGGTCGTTCGTTCACACCCGGATTCTCCCCTTGGTCCGACCTGAGAGAACGGCGGGGCGGGGAAGGACACGGACATTCGACGCAATTGCCGTCGGCGAACCCGTGACGGCGTCGAGCGGATTACGCTGACCTGCCATGACGAGCTCTCCACAGCCCGCCGGCTGGTACCCCGACCAGCAGAACCCCCGGATGCACCGGTGGTGGGACGGGCAGGCCTGGACCGCGGACACGCGGCCTTCGCACGACGCCGAGATGATCGAGCTGGACATCGAAGGCGCGCACGACCCCGCGAAAGTCCGGGCACAGGCGGCGAGGGGGACCCAAGGCCGGAGCGGCGGGGTCACCGGCGGCGGCACCCTGTTCTCCGAACCCGTGCTGGTGGTCGACCAGCGTGCGAAGCTCGTCGAGATGTCGAACGAGTTCGGGATCTCCGACCAGCACGGCAACCGCCTCGGCGGGGTCGTCCAGGTCGGTCAAAGCACGTTGAAGAAGGCCATCCGGCTGCTCACGAACTACGACCAGTTCCTCACCCACCGTTTCGAGATCCGCGACGCGAACCACAGCACCGTGCTGAAGGTGACGCGGCCGGCGAAGGTCTTCAAATCCCGGTTCCTGGTGACGAAGGCCGACGACTCCCCGATCGGCGAGATCGTGCAGGAGAACGTCTTCGGCAAGATCCGGCTGGGGTTCGTGGTCGACGGGCAGAGGATCGGCGGCATCTTCGCCGAGAACTGGCGGGCGTGGAACTTCGCGATCAAGGACGACTCCGACGTCGAGATCGCGCGGATCACCAAGACCTGGGGCGGTTTCGTGAAGGCCGCCTTCACCACGGCCGACAACTACGTCGTCGAGATCCACCGGCCGCTGCGGGATCCGCTGGCCTCGATGGTGGTCGCCTCGGCGCTGACCATCGACACCGCGCTGAAACAGGACGAGGGCTGACCGGCACCCCGCAATCAGTCATCCGGTTGCGGTAAGTGCACGCGCAACGACCGCAACCGGATGACCGATTGCGGGCTGGCGAGTGACCGGGGTCTCACCCGCACAAAGTGGACACTCGGCTTCCGGCGGCTCAAGGTGGAGAGGACTGGGGCGGCACGCCGGAGTGCGTCCGGGACGGAGGTCACCATGGAGCCGTCGCCCGAAGACGGCGAGCGGGACTGGGCCGAGCCGGGTGTCTACACGGTCTCGCCGGGGGTCCACCGGATCCCGTTGCCCCTGCCGCAGGACGCGCTGCGCGCGGTCAACGTCTACGTCGTCACCGACGGCACCCGTCTGGTCCTCGTCGACTCGGGCTGGGCACTGGCGTCGGCCCGCGAGCGGCTTTCGCGCGGGTTGAAGGCGCTCGGCGCCGACCTGGGCGACATCGACGAATTCCTGATCACGCACGTGCATCGCGATCACTACACCCTCGCCGTGGAACTGCGCCGCGAGTTCGGCGGCACGCTCGCGCTCGGCAAGCTGGAAGAGCCGTCGCTGACG encodes the following:
- the ligA gene encoding NAD-dependent DNA ligase LigA; the encoded protein is MSSELPENLEPVQDVTDVPADVRERHGELAEEIRGHQFRYYVLDSPIVSDGQFDELLNELQAIEDAHPGLVTPESPTQNVGGTFSTEFAAHDHLERMLSLDNVFDTESFETWVERVQKEIGATKYLAELKIDGLAINLLYENGKLTRALTRGDGRTGEDVTLNVRTLEQVPERLTATDGFPVPALVEVRGEVYFRVEDFLALNAKMVEAGKDPYANPRNTAAGSLRQKDPKITKSRNLRLICHGLGKREGFEPKRQSEAYDALAAWGLPVSPYGKVLGSGKELLEHIEYWGEHRHDAEHEIDGVVIKVDEVALQRRLGTTSRAPRWAIAYKYPPEEAITTLLDIQVNVGRTGRVTPFAVMEPVKVAGSTVSMATLHNQEEVKRKGVLIGDKVVIRKAGDVIPEVLGPVADARTGEEREFVMPLRCPNCDTGLAYQKEGDIDIRCPNSRSCPAQLRERLFHLGGRGAFDIEVLGYEAAMALLDAGVVHDEGDIFELDEEKLLQVELFRTKAGELSANGRKLLDNLETVKDRPLWKVIVGLSIRHVGPTAAQALAREFGSLERIENASEEELSSVDGVGPTIARAAKEWFEVDWHCEIVEKWRAAGVRMEEERDESIPRNLEGLSIVVTGSLNDYSRDEAKEFIMARGGKAAGSVSKKTAFVVVGDAPGTKYDKAVQLKVPVLDENGFRVLLESGPEAAAELALPTEEESGE
- a CDS encoding methionine synthase, which produces MNERPWPLGAATAIGSLPGTDPVEAASIVFGELPEFPCMPELPARGVGADLIGRTAALLVDLAVEVVPSGYRVAARPGHDHRRAVDLMNWDLDAVQEAREKAGAAPPAFKIQVAGPWTLAANVELPRGHRILTDKGALRDFAASLLGGLAGHVAELKSRIGAPVVIQFDEPSLPQILAGELPTASGYGTVPAVPAPEARELLSTVISGAERVTGQPVAVHCCAEKPPISLLRAAGARAIAFDFTLLKGASPAQLDEIGETLDSGTTLMLGLVPTTDPGVPVELRDVVTPVFHLVDRLGFRREILAERVVPTPACGLAGATPDWMRRALTLSREAGKAFTEPPEGW
- a CDS encoding phospholipid scramblase-related protein, which gives rise to MTSSPQPAGWYPDQQNPRMHRWWDGQAWTADTRPSHDAEMIELDIEGAHDPAKVRAQAARGTQGRSGGVTGGGTLFSEPVLVVDQRAKLVEMSNEFGISDQHGNRLGGVVQVGQSTLKKAIRLLTNYDQFLTHRFEIRDANHSTVLKVTRPAKVFKSRFLVTKADDSPIGEIVQENVFGKIRLGFVVDGQRIGGIFAENWRAWNFAIKDDSDVEIARITKTWGGFVKAAFTTADNYVVEIHRPLRDPLASMVVASALTIDTALKQDEG